One window of Marinobacterium aestuarii genomic DNA carries:
- the gspE gene encoding type II secretion system ATPase GspE, which yields MSVAVASRMEHLDDSALGQALVRAGRLSEADLLRVERMRGSQPEAAPLSALLVKLGLVSERNMAASLAELLQLPLAQAADYPEVAVLDAGLSYRFMKEAQLVPLRRDDDTLVLAMVCPQDAFSRDAVALAVDAPISVVVGVGSEIDAALERLHGEGQSQMGGILSEVAPSEDAEESVELLMDMASGAPVIRLVNLIIQRAVEARASDIHIEPFENSLKVRFRIDGVLKEGEAPPVKMSPAVISRIKIMARLNIAERRLPQDGRIELRVQGQDLDVRVSTVPTMHGESVVMRLLNRESVSLDFAELGFSEDIRRDLEQLLKIPNGMILVTGPTGSGKTTTLYTAMHRLNTPERKLITVEDPVEYQLEGINQIQVKSAIGLNFANALRSIVRQDPDVIMVGEMRDLETARICIQSALTGHLVLSTLHTNDAASSVTRLLEMGVEDYLLTSTLNAIVGQRLVRLLCTHCKEVYEPLAEVTRELKLEALNAGRPVRLYRARGCEHCQGTGFHGRLVIHELLMMNDEVRRLALQHADSGRILQAARAAGMRTLYEDGCLKALAGLTNLEEVIRVTQES from the coding sequence ATGTCGGTAGCCGTTGCGTCGCGCATGGAGCACCTGGACGACAGTGCGCTGGGCCAGGCGCTGGTCAGGGCCGGGCGTTTGTCGGAAGCAGACTTGCTCAGAGTCGAGCGCATGCGTGGCAGTCAGCCAGAGGCGGCGCCGCTGTCGGCACTGCTGGTAAAGCTCGGGCTGGTATCCGAACGCAATATGGCGGCCAGTCTGGCCGAGTTGCTGCAGCTGCCGCTGGCGCAGGCGGCGGACTATCCAGAGGTTGCGGTGCTGGATGCTGGCCTGTCGTACCGCTTTATGAAGGAGGCACAGCTGGTCCCGCTGCGCCGGGATGATGACACCCTGGTGCTGGCCATGGTCTGCCCGCAGGATGCATTTTCCCGGGATGCGGTGGCACTGGCGGTGGATGCGCCCATTAGCGTTGTGGTGGGTGTCGGCTCCGAAATCGATGCGGCGCTGGAGCGACTGCACGGTGAGGGCCAGAGCCAGATGGGGGGCATTCTGTCCGAGGTGGCGCCGAGTGAGGATGCCGAGGAGAGTGTTGAACTGCTGATGGACATGGCCAGCGGCGCCCCTGTGATACGGCTGGTCAATCTGATTATTCAGCGAGCGGTTGAGGCGCGGGCGTCGGATATTCATATCGAACCCTTCGAAAACAGTCTCAAGGTGCGTTTTCGCATCGATGGGGTGCTCAAGGAGGGCGAAGCGCCCCCGGTGAAAATGTCCCCGGCGGTGATTTCCCGTATCAAGATCATGGCGCGGCTGAATATAGCCGAGCGGCGTCTGCCCCAGGACGGTCGCATAGAGCTGCGGGTGCAGGGGCAGGATCTGGATGTGCGTGTCTCCACCGTCCCCACCATGCACGGCGAGAGCGTGGTGATGCGTCTGCTGAACCGCGAAAGTGTGTCGCTGGACTTTGCCGAACTGGGTTTTTCCGAGGACATCCGCCGGGACCTGGAGCAGCTGCTGAAAATTCCCAATGGCATGATCTTGGTGACAGGCCCCACCGGTAGCGGCAAAACCACCACCCTTTATACGGCCATGCACCGCCTGAATACGCCGGAGCGCAAGCTGATCACGGTGGAAGATCCGGTGGAGTATCAGCTCGAGGGTATTAACCAGATCCAGGTGAAATCGGCCATCGGTTTGAATTTCGCCAACGCGCTGCGTTCCATCGTACGGCAGGATCCGGATGTCATCATGGTGGGCGAGATGCGCGATCTGGAAACCGCCCGCATCTGTATTCAGTCGGCCCTCACCGGTCATCTGGTGCTTTCAACCCTGCACACCAACGATGCCGCCAGCAGTGTGACCCGTTTGCTGGAAATGGGCGTAGAGGACTATCTGCTGACTTCGACCCTGAATGCGATTGTCGGTCAGCGTCTGGTGCGCTTGCTGTGCACTCACTGCAAGGAGGTCTACGAACCCCTGGCGGAAGTGACCCGGGAGCTGAAGCTCGAGGCGCTGAACGCAGGCCGGCCGGTGCGGCTGTACCGGGCCCGGGGCTGCGAACACTGTCAGGGCACCGGTTTCCATGGCCGGCTGGTGATCCATGAGCTGCTGATGATGAATGATGAAGTGCGCCGTCTGGCGCTGCAGCATGCGGACTCCGGGCGGATTCTGCAGGCCGCCCGCGCTGCCGGCATGCGCACCCTGTACGAGGATGGTTGCCTGAAAGCCCTGGCGGGCCTGACCAATCTTGAAGAAGTCATTCGTGTCACCCAGGAGTCCTGA
- a CDS encoding GAK system CofD-like protein, translated as MLSGKRVNRITDPLPPSWAPDPQRLDLFAGDPAAGPQLLFFTGGSALDSTSRALKRFTHNSVHLVTPYDSGGSSAILRKAFSMPAIGDLRSRLMSLADERVTGHPEGVRLFAHRLSKSAAGPQLRAELDTIVAGEHPLAAVVDQQTRGLICIQLQACREAMAEDFDLRGASIGNLVLAGTYLRNAKNLDAAIAEFARHAQVLGEVHTVTNDNYHLVAHLDDGSRVIGEHLITGLDLAARHAVIEQLSLSHSPDEWQPVQSVLPESRQRMIAAAELICFPPGSFYTSVLANLLPRGAGRAIAASAAPKVYVPSLGTDPEQQGISLTDAVRRLLAVLRQDCEPPVPVVQLLNYVMIDSRNGCYNGGIDVPALHALGVRVLDLPLVSVQSAPLADAQLLSEALLSLA; from the coding sequence ATGCTTTCAGGGAAACGCGTTAACCGTATTACCGACCCCCTCCCGCCCAGTTGGGCGCCGGATCCCCAGCGGCTTGATTTGTTCGCAGGGGATCCTGCCGCTGGCCCGCAGTTGCTGTTCTTCACCGGCGGTTCTGCGCTGGACAGCACCAGCCGTGCCCTCAAGCGTTTTACCCATAATTCGGTGCACCTGGTGACGCCCTATGATTCGGGGGGCAGCTCGGCCATCCTGCGCAAGGCCTTTTCGATGCCGGCCATCGGCGACCTGCGCAGCCGGCTGATGTCGCTGGCCGATGAACGGGTGACGGGGCATCCCGAAGGCGTGCGACTGTTTGCACATCGCCTGTCCAAGAGCGCCGCTGGCCCGCAGCTGCGGGCGGAGCTGGACACTATTGTCGCCGGCGAACATCCGCTGGCGGCGGTTGTCGATCAGCAGACCCGGGGGCTGATCTGCATCCAGCTTCAAGCCTGTCGCGAGGCCATGGCAGAGGATTTTGACCTGCGTGGCGCCAGCATCGGCAACCTGGTGCTGGCCGGCACCTATCTGCGCAATGCCAAGAACCTGGATGCGGCCATCGCCGAATTTGCCCGTCATGCCCAGGTGCTGGGCGAGGTGCATACCGTGACCAACGACAACTACCACCTGGTGGCGCATCTGGATGATGGCTCCCGGGTGATAGGTGAGCATTTGATTACCGGTTTGGATTTGGCGGCCAGGCATGCGGTGATCGAGCAGCTGAGCCTGAGCCACTCGCCGGATGAATGGCAGCCGGTACAGTCGGTGCTGCCCGAGTCCCGCCAGCGCATGATTGCCGCCGCCGAGCTGATCTGTTTTCCGCCCGGCAGTTTTTATACCAGCGTGCTGGCCAACCTGTTGCCCCGCGGTGCCGGCCGCGCGATTGCCGCCAGTGCTGCGCCCAAGGTCTATGTGCCGAGCCTGGGGACGGACCCGGAACAGCAGGGTATCAGCCTGACGGATGCCGTACGGCGTCTGCTGGCGGTGCTGCGCCAGGATTGTGAGCCGCCGGTGCCGGTGGTGCAGCTGCTGAACTATGTGATGATCGACAGCCGCAATGGGTGCTACAACGGCGGTATCGATGTCCCGGCGCTGCATGCTCTGGGCGTGCGGGTACTGGATCTGCCGCTGGTCTCGGTGCAGAGCGCACCCCTGGCCGATGCGCAGCTGCTAAGCGAGGCGCTGCTGTCGCTGGCCTGA
- a CDS encoding EAL domain-containing protein: MSETVFPWFQPIVEVASGRVAGFEALARRRGPTGEVESAADIFSDPARSAAERLDVDRSVRYQALQKFSTLAGPQFLSLNLSPEWIDNLQARDDQPTLSMIRQLGLDPARLILEITEHNGKIEQIQRQASRYRAAGIGIAYDDFGTGFQQLDRLLAFTPNLIKLDLRMFHHGACSAHKEAILQMVGQMGAQLGSKIVCEGVETAEDFYLALQCNASYVQGFVFAPALPEFVDANSTKARVRQLLNQRLDMTVEHTARAQWNEKRLHSSLLALRDLLLTGDGSAALDNYHPSPDIQRLYICNREGDQTSPNYSFHQGQWQTDSSVIGNNWSWRPYFYQLIGSTDYQRRILRSAPYLDISTGQRCVTLSLALDNRRVLLVDVSAPQRLGSSDSCHSELMPRLNGAA; the protein is encoded by the coding sequence ATGAGCGAGACGGTATTTCCCTGGTTCCAGCCCATTGTCGAAGTCGCCAGCGGCCGGGTTGCAGGTTTCGAAGCCCTGGCCCGGCGCCGGGGCCCCACGGGCGAGGTCGAGTCCGCTGCAGACATCTTCAGCGACCCGGCCCGTTCGGCCGCGGAACGCCTCGACGTGGATCGCAGCGTACGCTATCAGGCACTGCAGAAATTCAGCACCCTGGCGGGCCCGCAGTTCCTGAGTTTGAACCTGTCGCCGGAATGGATCGACAACCTGCAGGCCCGTGATGACCAGCCCACGCTGTCGATGATTCGGCAGCTCGGGCTGGACCCGGCCCGGCTGATACTGGAAATCACCGAACATAACGGCAAGATCGAGCAGATCCAGCGCCAGGCCAGCCGCTACCGTGCCGCCGGCATCGGTATCGCCTACGACGATTTCGGCACCGGTTTTCAGCAGCTCGACCGCCTGCTCGCCTTCACGCCCAACCTGATCAAGCTGGATCTGCGCATGTTCCATCATGGTGCATGCAGTGCCCACAAAGAGGCGATCCTGCAGATGGTCGGCCAGATGGGCGCTCAGCTGGGTAGCAAGATTGTCTGCGAGGGCGTTGAAACGGCTGAGGATTTTTATCTGGCACTGCAGTGCAATGCCAGCTACGTACAGGGATTTGTCTTTGCCCCGGCACTGCCCGAGTTTGTCGACGCCAACTCGACAAAGGCGCGGGTGCGGCAACTGCTGAACCAACGCCTCGACATGACGGTGGAACACACGGCCCGGGCCCAGTGGAATGAAAAGCGCCTGCACAGCAGCCTGCTGGCGCTGCGCGACCTGCTGCTCACCGGCGATGGCAGCGCGGCACTGGACAATTATCATCCGAGCCCGGACATCCAGCGTCTTTATATCTGCAACCGCGAAGGCGATCAGACCTCCCCCAACTACAGCTTCCACCAGGGCCAGTGGCAGACCGACAGCAGTGTCATCGGCAATAACTGGAGCTGGCGGCCGTACTTTTACCAGCTGATCGGCTCCACCGACTATCAGCGGCGCATCCTGCGCTCGGCGCCCTACCTCGATATAAGCACCGGCCAGCGCTGCGTCACCCTGAGCCTGGCGCTCGACAACCGCCGTGTCTTGCTGGTCGATGTCAGCGCACCGCAACGCCTGGGCAGCAGCGACAGCTGTCACAGCGAACTGATGCCTCGGCTCAACGGCGCCGCCTGA
- the phnC gene encoding phosphonate ABC transporter ATP-binding protein, with the protein MHVIDIHSVRKSFTPSQRALCDVDLQVSQGEMVALIGPSGSGKSTLLRHISGLTLADRQSQGHVQVLGRDVQRNGRLQPGVRQSRARIGHVFQQFNLIGRLSVLNNVLIGGLSRMPVWRSLTGRFTQAEQQDALDALARVGMADFARQRASTLSGGQQQRVAIARTLMQRAEIILADEPIASLDPESSRLVMETLRRINQDDGITVVVTLHQVDYARSYCDRAVALRHGQLQFDGPMQDLGADQLAQLYRGLPDTQPHLAARTPATFTLSPA; encoded by the coding sequence ATGCACGTTATCGATATTCACTCCGTTCGCAAGTCGTTCACCCCCAGTCAGCGGGCTCTGTGCGATGTCGATCTGCAGGTCAGCCAGGGCGAGATGGTCGCCCTTATAGGCCCCTCCGGATCGGGCAAGTCCACCCTGTTGCGCCACATCTCGGGCCTGACCCTGGCCGATCGCCAGAGCCAGGGTCATGTACAGGTGCTGGGGCGTGATGTTCAGCGCAACGGCCGACTGCAGCCCGGTGTGCGTCAATCCCGCGCCCGCATTGGTCATGTTTTTCAGCAGTTCAACCTCATAGGTCGGCTGAGCGTACTCAACAATGTACTGATCGGCGGGCTGAGCCGCATGCCTGTCTGGCGCAGCCTGACAGGCCGCTTTACCCAGGCCGAACAACAGGATGCCCTTGATGCGCTGGCGCGCGTCGGCATGGCGGACTTTGCCAGACAGCGGGCCTCCACCCTGTCCGGCGGCCAGCAGCAGAGGGTCGCCATTGCCCGCACCCTGATGCAGCGTGCAGAAATCATCCTCGCCGACGAACCCATTGCCTCGCTGGACCCGGAATCCTCCCGCCTGGTCATGGAAACCCTGCGCCGGATCAACCAGGACGACGGCATCACCGTCGTGGTGACGCTGCATCAGGTCGACTACGCCCGCAGCTACTGCGACCGCGCAGTGGCACTGCGCCACGGCCAGCTACAGTTCGACGGCCCCATGCAGGACCTGGGCGCCGATCAGCTGGCACAGCTGTATCGCGGCCTGCCGGACACACAGCCGCACCTCGCCGCTCGTACTCCAGCCACTTTCACACTGTCCCCCGCCTGA
- a CDS encoding type II secretion system F family protein — MAQFQYRAVTAEGEERSGALEAADQALAVQQLQRGGLIPISVEEAGSGTGLASLLQLKLTLGASSQRQVLQFSLDLATLMRAGVTLDRALDIMRRVAGDEQSLALLGRIQDGVRKGQALSVVLKEQGGRFSRFYISMVHAAEMSGSLADGLGDLALYLERSRELREKTLSALLYPLILLCVAGLSLLVILTYVIPQFQQLFDDMGKALPLSTQIVIGLAELVRDGGPWVLLLLILFVLWFRRRLQDASVRLRWDAWLLRLPLLGSLLQRLDTARFSRSLGTLVRGGVPLLSALQIARETLSNSMMVQGADTAAASLKEGRRLAEPLQATGVFPTLALQMIQVGEETGQLDDMLLKVADVYDREVANALQRMLTILEPVLIVGLGLMIAGIIMSILVAIMSINELPL; from the coding sequence ATGGCGCAGTTTCAGTACCGGGCGGTCACGGCAGAAGGCGAGGAGCGCAGCGGTGCGCTGGAAGCCGCCGATCAGGCCCTGGCGGTGCAGCAGCTGCAGCGCGGCGGTCTGATCCCCATCTCGGTGGAGGAGGCGGGCAGCGGTACAGGCTTGGCCTCGCTACTGCAGTTGAAACTGACCCTGGGGGCATCGTCGCAGCGCCAGGTGCTGCAGTTCAGTCTGGATCTTGCGACCCTGATGCGTGCCGGCGTCACTCTGGACCGGGCGCTGGATATCATGCGCCGGGTTGCCGGTGACGAGCAGTCGCTGGCGCTGCTCGGAAGGATTCAGGACGGCGTGCGCAAGGGGCAGGCGTTGTCGGTGGTGTTGAAAGAGCAGGGCGGGCGTTTTTCGCGCTTTTATATCAGCATGGTGCATGCCGCCGAGATGTCCGGCAGTTTGGCGGATGGCCTGGGTGATCTGGCACTCTATCTTGAGCGCAGCCGCGAATTGCGCGAAAAAACTCTGTCGGCGCTGCTCTATCCGCTGATCCTGCTTTGCGTGGCCGGCCTCTCGCTGCTGGTGATTCTGACCTATGTGATCCCGCAGTTTCAGCAACTGTTCGATGATATGGGCAAGGCGCTGCCGCTTTCGACCCAGATCGTGATCGGCCTGGCCGAGCTGGTGCGCGATGGTGGGCCCTGGGTGCTGTTATTGCTGATCCTGTTTGTGCTCTGGTTTCGCCGCCGCTTGCAGGATGCCAGTGTGCGCCTGCGCTGGGATGCCTGGCTGTTGCGCCTGCCGCTGCTGGGCAGCCTGTTGCAGCGTCTGGACACGGCCCGCTTCAGTCGCAGCCTGGGGACCCTGGTACGCGGTGGCGTACCCCTGCTGAGTGCGCTGCAGATTGCACGGGAAACGCTTTCAAACAGCATGATGGTGCAGGGCGCCGATACCGCTGCTGCGAGCCTGAAGGAGGGCCGTCGTCTTGCCGAGCCACTGCAGGCCACCGGTGTGTTCCCGACCCTGGCGTTGCAGATGATCCAGGTGGGGGAAGAAACCGGCCAACTCGATGACATGCTGCTCAAGGTGGCGGATGTCTATGATCGCGAGGTGGCCAATGCCCTGCAGCGCATGCTGACCATTCTGGAGCCCGTACTTATTGTGGGATTAGGGCTCATGATCGCCGGCATTATCATGTCGATCCTGGTTGCGATCATGTCGATCAACGAACTGCCACTTTGA